The nucleotide window TTGATTTCGTAAGGATCGACTGTTTGGGGGCCGTAGCAGGCGTACAGCTTGCGGGAATGCAAGCTGAGGCCGTCTGCTGACCTGTCGCCCAGGCGTCCTGCGGTGCGCACGTCGACGAAGTCGGGATACCGCGAGCACATCAAACGGTGAAAGAAGTCTTCGAACTCGTTTTCGTAAAGCTCAGCCATCAGCCCCAAGAACTTGATGTGTGCATACATCCGTTGCTCAAACCGCATGAACCCCCCTTGCGCACAGAACTCTCAGAGTAGCTATGTGTAACGGGGCCCAACACCCCTTGATCAGGTCCTGCTTGCTCACGCCCACTGCACGCCCAGCGCGGCGAGGGCGGCGAGCTGCTCCGCGATGAGCTTGTCCCGGCGGCTCTTGGTGTTCGAGAGCCACACGCCCAGCTTCACAGTCACCGGCTCCGCCTCGCCGTCGACCGTGATCTCCATGCCCCTGTCCTACTCGCCGGGAGTGTGCGGAGCGTGTGCCAGGGGAGACCCGGCGGCCTCCGGCATGACGCTGGCGCCGCTGAGGTCCTCGCACAAACGCAGTTCCAGCTCGACGGCGGCCGCGTCGACCCGGGCCCACTGTTCGTCGGAGAGGTCGGGCAGGAGCGGGCGTAGGTGGTGCAGGGCGAACGCGACGATGCCCGGCGCCACGCTGTGCAGGAGGTTGGCGACGGCGGCGCTGTGCGCGTCGGGATGGAGCTCGCCCCCGCCCGACAGGGCGTACGCCAGCCTGTACGTGTAGTCCGCCTGCTCGGTGAGGGCGATGTTCGCGGTGGCGCGCACACCCGTGAGCCAGTCGGTGCTGAACAGCAACTGCTCGATCGCGGCACCGGACACCGTGGATTCGGCCGCAGTGATGATGTTCTCCATGCCCGGTCAACTCCCCGACCGGCAAGGCGGACGCGGTTTCGCTCAGGCCACAGCCCAGTGCGGGTTACTCACCGGCGGTGGCAGCCGTGCCCTTCGCGGCTGCCTCCGAGACCGGGCAGCCCCACGCCGCGCCCGGTCCGGCGGGGCCGTAGAGCGTGAACGCGCACGCCTGGAAGAACGCCTGCCGGTCAGCCGCATCGCCACCGTCTTGCGGCACCAGTGCCAGGAACGTGTGGCCGGCTTCCTGGGCCCGGCGGGCGATCTCGGCGAGAAGCGCCCGACCTACCCCGCCGCGACGAGCGGCATGAGCGACGGCCATCGTCAAGACGAACGTCTGCTCGCCGGGATGCGCCTCCCGGCCTTCGTCGTGCCCGAAGTCGCAGTGGAGCTGGAACTCAGCGACCCCGACGACAGACCCGCGGAGTTCGGCCACGACGACGTCCAGGCCCCTCGGGGTCGTAGAACCTGCCGTCTCCCAGATGGTTCGCGTACAGCAGCTCATCCACCACCGAGTAATCGGCTTGGACGAGGTCACGGATGAGTGGCATGACCCAAGTGTTCCAGGACCGCGGGGCGGAGGCACCGTCTACGGGCTCCGCGGTCTACGAGCGCTTTGCCTGCTGGCCCATGGTGTCGACTCTGGCAGAGGTGCAGAGCACTACGCTCCTTCCATGTGGAGTGAGTCGAACAACTATGGCTTCGAGAACGAGCTGGACTACCTGCGGTCGATCAAGAAGGACGACAGCTATACGTTCACGTACCCGTTCGAGTACATCGCTAAGAACTACGGGAACGACAATTACGACATCGGCACAGCGGACATGGTGGTCCGGGTCCAGTGGAACGACGCGGAGGCCGGTTACACGGTGGCCTACGACGTCCCCGAGATGGACAAGATCGACCCCGCTGAGGGGAACGGCGATGCAGCGAGCTTCTACGAGAGCGACGTTTACTGGAGGCTCGTGAGCGACCTTGACGGCATGGGGATCAGCTCCGCGCTTCGTGCAATCTAGGCACGGTTGGCTTGCCGTTCCCCGGCCTCCAAAGGTCCGGGGAACGGTCACGGTGCGGGAGCAGGGTCAGTAGTCGTCGCGTTCGGTGTTCGGTCCGTACCGCTCGATGAGGTCGCAGGTACAGGTCCCGCCCTCGTACAGCTCCGTGTCGCACTCTTCGTGGTGCTTCCGCACCGGCCGCTTCGCCGGGGCCGCCGACCGCGGGGCTGCCGACCGCGGGGCGGGCGACCGCGGGGCGGGCGGCTGCGGGACGGCCTCGGCGGCCGACACCGCGCCCGCCCACTCCATGCCCAGCGCGGCGAGGGCGGCGAGCTGCTCCGCGGTGAGCTTGTCGCGCCTCGACTTGGTGTTCGAGAGCCACACGCCCAGCTTCACAGTCACCGGCTCCGCCTCGCCGTCGACCGTGATCTCCACGACCGTGCTGCGCGGGACGGGCCGCTGCCCTTCCTTCTCCACCCACTGCGTCAGGGCGGCCAGGCCCCGCTGGAACGCCGCCTCCGCCTTGCCCCCGGCCTTGCGCGCGCCCTTGAGAGCGGCCAGCGCCGGAGTGAGCCCCGCCGGGGCGGGAGAGGGTGCCTCAAAGGGCTGCACGCCCAGCTTGGAGAGCCGCTCCTGCTGTTCGGTCGACAGCTGCGCCCAATTGGCCGGCTGTTTCTGCCTCTCCAGCCACCGCCCGATGTCATCGCCGTCCATCAACACCCCGGGTGCGATGTCGGGCAGGCTGCCGTCGGCGTCGACCAGGTCAGCGAGGACGCGGTGGTGGCGTTGCCAGTCGAGTGGCCATGGGCAGTTCCAGTCGGGGTCGATCGCGGCCAGCTGCTTTGCGCGCTCCGCTGCCCGCTCTGGGGCCTTCCCGAGGCCGCCCTTGCGGCGGAGGTTGGCGATGTGCTGCCCGATCGGCACGGGGCCGCCGCTGGCCGGGTCGTCCCAGAGCGCGTCCTGGCGGGGTGCGAGGTGCCCGGTGGCCCGTCGGTACGACCGCAGCGCGGCGAGCTTGGTCTCCCAGGTTTCTTCGCCAGGCTCCCAGACCATCCCGGCCTCGGGCGCGTCCAGCAGCTCCTTGCGGCGCGGCTCCAGCTCACCCGCCCGCATGGCCTTCCTCTGCTGGTGCACCCACCTCCCCAGCGGAAACGACTTTGTCACGCCCACTTCGGTCTCAGTGTCGTAAGGCACGGCGTAGAGGCCGGTGATCTCGTGCTCCGCCCGCCACCGCAGCAGGGCCTGGTAGCCCTCCAGCCAGACCAGGGACTCGGGCCGGTAGACCCGGGTGCGTAGGAAGGCCGCGATGGTCGCGGCGTCGCGCGGGCTGGAGAAGTGGAGCAGGGCGGTTTCGGCGGCGGCCTGGGTGTCGTCGTGCTCTGGTCCTCGCCGTCAGCGTCGCCGCCGGCCCCGACGATCCGCCCCTCTTCGTCGCGCCGGACGTGCACCTTGCGCTTGCCGCTGGTGAGCGCGCGGGAGGCGAGCTGCTCGACCAGGCGCTCATCATGCGAGCGCAGGCCCTTTATCTAGTGCTGGCGAAATGGTGGGCACGTTTGGTGTGGTTCAGGGGCGGTCGCCATGAAGGTGCGGGGTGCTTTGGAACGGTTACCGGAAGATCTGCTCGATGCCGAAGACGAGTTTGTGGGCTTGGGGCCATCCGGCGTCGATGAAGCCGTCGCAGATCTGCCGTAGGGCGGCGAGGTTGTCCGGGTTGCGGAGAAGGCTGCGGTGGTCGGCGAGGATGCGTTCCACGAAGGTGACGCAGGCTCCCACGCCGAGCGTGTCTGCGGTGTAGCCGCTTTGTGCGCCTACCTGGGTGACGATGTCGCGGACGGTCAGGAGCGTCTGCTGTGGACGC belongs to Streptomyces glaucescens and includes:
- a CDS encoding GNAT family N-acetyltransferase translates to MSCCTRTIWETAGSTTPRGLDVVVAELRGSVVGVAEFQLHCDFGHDEGREAHPGEQTFVLTMAVAHAARRGGVGRALLAEIARRAQEAGHTFLALVPQDGGDAADRQAFFQACAFTLYGPAGPGAAWGCPVSEAAAKGTAATAGE